Genomic segment of Jaculus jaculus isolate mJacJac1 chromosome 6, mJacJac1.mat.Y.cur, whole genome shotgun sequence:
tcccagcacttgagaggcagaggtaggaggatcaccttcaaGGCCACtctccaccctgagattacatagtgaattccaggtcagcttgaactagagtgaaaccctacctcaaaaaaaaaaaaaaaaaaaagccgccgCCGCCAACGTGCTCTTCACAATTTCTGTGACTCCCAGGGCCTGGGGATTGGCAGGCACAAAAGTTTTACTGGTTGGGAACCACTGCCCctaaggccagaggacaatacATGAAGACAGATTGCTCCAAGGTACACACTCCTTCATAACCGCTATTTACTTTAGCTATCCTGgctggtctctgttcccctatGTATGCTGTGCTTCTCTTACCCCTGACCTTCCCTATACAATTGCTCCACAGTCACAGACACCATCTTGCTTTGTCTGGTCATGGTCAGCTCAGCTCAGTCTCATTCTTTAGGGTTCATATCCCAGGAAGACCTCCTGGCCTGCCTGATCCCAGTTCCCACCCCATAGCCCCATCATGCCCTCATACTTCTCGTGGCCCTGATCACTAGGCTACATATTTCTGAATCTCTCCCTGTCTAAACTGCTCCTGGGGCCTGACCAAGCCGTAACATGgtaaatgtaaacaaataaaataaagcttgagAAAGCCATGGTTCTTGTGCCCTAACCCTACTCCTTTTCTCATGTCTTGTACCTTCCCGGATTCTCTTGCCAAGGGGCTCCCTGAGTTCTGGCAGATAGGCCAGGTGGCAAAGCCTGGAGCAACAGTGAGCTTCCCCTAAGGAGACCGTGTTGAGGCTCGAGACACAACACAGGGCTTGGGTATGGGTATAGGCTCTCCTCAGTAGAAAAGCAGGCATCACACACCTACCTCTTGAAGTACTCCACCTCACGGTCAGTCTCATCCATCTCTACCCCATCCGTGTCCTTGGGCAGGAAGACATCGTCTAGGAAGACACAGCCAGGAGGGCTCAGTGCCCATGGCCAGGCTTCTGGGATCATGCTTTCGGGCAGCACTGCCCACACATAGGGACTGCCCTCCACCCTGTGGCCTAGTTGGGGTGGGGGATCAGCCACTCAGTTCCTGGTGCACTCACCCAAGGAAGAGGCTGACTTCTCTTGCTTGTTGCGGCTCCGGCGGCTGCGGCCTTTGCTCTGGGGCAAGTTCTGTGGCCTCGTTGGGCCAGAGGGTTGCACAAACTCCTCCGGGGACCGTGCTTTGGGTTCACCCGGCCAGTTTCTCCAGCAGCTGCCCTTATCCCCAGTTTTGGGGCTGTCAGTCCAACCTGGTCCCGGGCGGCTGCCCTCTCCAGACTCAGCACCGTTGCTCACTTTAAGAGGCCCTGGGCCTTTGCCTGGTTGCTTGGTACGGGTAGGCATCTGGCTCGTAGAACTGGGAGTCTCTAGGTTGGATGGAGGTTGGGGGGCAGGACTCGCCTCACTCTTCTTGGCCTGACTTCCCTGTCGCTTGCTCTTTCTTGGCTTCCCACCTGTGGCTACAAGCTCCGAAGACTCCTGTTTACAACCTGGGGCCTCCTTTGAACTTAGCTCCTCAGAGCTAGGATTGCCTGGCTTGGGTGTCTTGACCCAAATCACCCGAGATAGGTTGGGCACAGTATTAAGTCTTCTCACTAGCCCATTCTCAGGGATGATACCAGGAGGGGGGCCCCTCACCTCTGTCCATGGTGGGTGGGAGCCTCTCATTTCCGCCCATGGTGGGGCTGGCTCACCTGGAGTTTGTAATGCATGACTCTGTGGGGAGCCCAAAGTCAAGGGGGATAGGTCAAGGTTGATATCAAGTTGTGGTTCAGTAGAGCTGTTGAAGTCTGAAGGGGTTAGAGTCTGAGGCTGAGGCTCCAGAGCTCCCTCCTTAGTGAAGTCACTGCTGTCTATGCTGATCTCACACATGCTGAAGCTGGCACGGAGGGAGTCCCTGACAGAGCTCTTGATCTCCTGCAGGCGGCTGCTTAGGAAGCTATTGACCCGGTCCAGCTCCCGGTCAGGCCACTCCAGGAGCTCTTCCCTGGCAGGCCTTGGCTCTTGGCTTCCAGAAACATGATTTACCTGCTGCAGAGCTTCCGCTGCTAGCCGGGCCTTCTCTTTTTCCTGCCAATACAAGAAGCAGTTTCAGCAGAAGCCTACAGCTGCCAGGCAAAATGTGACACCTGACACATATACCTGGGCGGGCCTAGCTTTGCCACTCACTGACTGAAGGCACAGGTTTGTGTTCTTGGCCTGTCCTCAACCTTGCAGGAATGAGGGTGAAATGCAATCAGGTTGGTCCTTGGGAGGATGTTCAGGTAAGCCCCAGAAGGTGGGGCTTTTACAATTTATCCAGAGCCTCGGTATGTCCAGGATCTACAAAGGCTACTAGGCTCTGATTCCTGGATGTTAAGTTTGCATGAGTGTAAACAAGTCACTCAATAACcaattgggtcctggagaactcaTATGCCAAGTGGGGATGCATGAGAGGAACATGGCTGCTGGAGAGGCAGATTTTTCATCTATGCTGGTGGCAATCTTACAGGAAGATGTAAGGGGTGAGATGCTCCGAGTGGTTGTAAACGTGTATGTCCTCCTGATTTTGAATCTGGCTATTACTGAAGAGGGCCACCCTCCCTTAGAAAGACTTCCTTAGTTGGCCACAAATAATTGAGCCCACAACTGAGGTATGCTTGAGGGCACGCTATGGTCAGTGATAGAGCACCCTTACAGCAAGATGTAAAAACAGCCGATGAGCCCAGATGAGACTGGAAGACTCTGAGAGGCTGGACTCTACAAACAGTCTGCCCAAACCCAAGGCACCAGAAGGCCAACAAAGCCTTCACAGGGACACAGGAGTCAGATACTGGAACCCTTGTAACGGCTGTGGTGGTGGAGCACCACTACATGGCGTAGTTCCAGCTAATGTGGGAGTGGAGGGAGAGACACAAGAAAATGCTGCGAGGAGAGAAAAGACTTGCTACCACAGAGTCAACTTCAAGACGGTGACCCTGTACCCCAGCATGGTGCACAGGTGTTTATTCTCTCACGTCTTCTGAACTCTGGTTCGCTTTCCTTAGGGTTCCTTGGACAAGTCACTTATTCTCATTGTATCTTCACTTCCTAGTTGGTAATTCAGGCTGAGAaaatacttctgcctcctaaggtTGCTCCTTCCTCCTGTGCCAGGGCTGTGGCCTAGAGCCACATTGTCAGCTGGGCGTACGCGGGGAGGCGGGTGGGTGGGGactggtggtggtggcggcggagGCTGCAGACTGTGAGGAAAGCCAAACACGTTCCTCTCCTACAACAGTACAGCTTTGCCACTATCTGTTACAGACTGGATTTTGTGAAGAATCCACTCACTCGCAGAAAAAGTACtgctacaaaacaaaacatttcaaagGCCTGATGTAGAGAGAATGATTTGGCATTACATACACTAGTATCAAGAGGGGAAAgcaactgggagtggtggcgcacgcctttgatcccagcgctcaggaggcagaggtgagtgccgtcagttcgaggccaccctgagactacatagtgaattccaggtcagcctgggccagagtgagaccctacctcgaaaacaaacaaacaaacaaaaaccaaaaaggggaAAGCACAGAAAAGCACATCATCGTCTGCAGCAGACCAGGAGACTGGCTCCTCCCACGAGCCATCCCATCTGTCCCTAACTATTGTCATTGTAGCAGCATAACCTCAATTTACAGATAAAGAGCTTCAACTAGGGAAAACTAAGAACTGGCTCAACGTTCTATGGCTAACGAGCAGTAGAATCAGAACAATACAGCAGAAACGATCTTCAGAAATGTGCATGCCGATTCCATTTGCTCATTTACTATGAGGTAGTAGGCTAGGCTCTGGGAGCGCAAAGGCATGAGACATAGTCTCTCTGACTTCAGTCAGCAACCATGCACATGGATTGTTTAATTCAGATTGACAGCATTGACAGCATCAACTATAATAGGGAATAGAGCACAGGATGCTTGTAACACAGACTGGTCATCAGACTGTCGCTGCTGGAGGAGGCGCTGAAAGGTGAGTGGAATTATCCTGGAGATAGTGAGTAGGCAAGGAGGTGGGGATATGATGaaaagtggatttgtgaaggggaaagtgggagaggataGTGAATTatgtttattgtatataattatggaagttgtcaataaaaaaattaaattaaaaaagtgaGTACCATGATATAGGTGGAAGGAACCAGCATAAAAGCATTTCATTAGGGAAGAAAAACTGTACAGAAGCACACTTCAAGCCTGGGgtagggtgtgtgtggggagggggaagaaagcaGCTCAGGGGAAGGAAGGCAGATTGGAAAGGAGAGGCTGAGACAACAGCTAGCAAATGATGTCTGTGGGCCTGAGGCAATGCATAGCCCCaaggaggtttttctttttttgattttgtttttcaagatagggtctcaagataccccagtccaggctgaccaggaactcactatgtagtctcaggatggcctctaactcaaggcagtcctgctatctctgcctcccaactgctgggattaaaggcatgcgccaccacacccagctcccaaaaAGCTTTAAAAGTagaggctggagggctggagagattaagatgcttgtctgcaaagccaaaggtcccaggttcaattccccaagacccacgtgagccagatgcacaggtggtgcatgcatctggagtttgtttgcagtggatgaaggccgtgacatgcccattctctctctggctgtctctttctctgttgaataaataaaaattaaaataaaatttaaaaagtagaggctgtagatgtccctcaactgatgagtggataatgaagctgtggcacatttatacaatggagttctattcagtggtaaagaaaaatgaagttatgaaatttgcagaaaaatggatggatctggaaaggattatactaagtgaggtaacccaggcccagaaagccaagcgccacatgttctctctcatatgtggatcctagctacagatgactgggcttctgcgtgagaatgaaaatacttagtagcagaggccagtaagttaaagaggagacataaagggaagagaaaggaagggaggagggtacttaataggttgttattgtatatatgtaagtacaatgattgtgatggggaggtaatatgatggagaatggaatttcaaaggggaaagtaggggagggagggagggagggaattaacatgggatttttttataatcatggaaaatgctaataaaaatttaaaaaaaagagggctggagagatggcttagcggttaagcgcttgcctgtgaagcctaaggaccccggttcgaggctcggttccccaggtcccacgttagccagatgcacaagggggtgcacgcgcctggagttcgtttgcagaggctggaagccctggcgcgcccattctctctctcgccctctatctgcctttctctctgtgtctgtcgctctcaaataaataaataaaaattaaaaaaaaaagaaataaaataaaagtacataaaaaaaaaagtagaggctgTAGTTGGAGTAGACTGGTTTGAGCTGTTGAAAGTGTACAGACAGGAACTTTTGGTATTGGAAGCAAGAGAAACGACATGTGCAGAAACATTCCTAACCCTCCCAGCGCTGCAGCCGCGCCTCATGAACCCAGCGCTCACACGTGCCAGGCACCTGGCCCAGCATTTCCATGCATCATCCTACTTCATCCTCACAACCATCCATGACTTACGTTCCTCTTATTCTCATTTTAGAGTTAAAAACtgaggcttagaggttaagtgatttgcccaaggtcatacaGCCAAGTGTGGCAGAGCAGGGCTTCAAATTGAGGTCCAATCCCAAGGCCCATTGCTCTCGGTCACCATGATGCACTCCCCAGGGCCAGTGCCCAGGGCTCAGGATCAAGCAACAAGTCGACAGTGGTGCTACTGACCAAACAGTGGAAAAGGAAAGGCAGGCCTCCTTTGAGAAAGACGAGCTCCGTTTGGGATGTGCTGAGTTTGAGGTACCTGAAAGACATCCCTGAAGTACAGCCCAAAAGCTACCAGGAATGCCCATGTGAAATGCAGGAAGAAAACTATCatctgggcgtagtggcacacacctttaatcccagcactggggaggcagaggtaggaggatcactctgagtttgaggctactctaaagacctctctagcctgggctagagccagaccctacctggaaaaaccagaaagaaaaaaaacaaaaaggagtatGTGCTGTGATGGGAAAGGGATAACCCTTTTCTCAGGACAGTAAATTTGAAGGGGGAGCAGTCACAGATGAGAAATGCATGCCCAATGGCCTTTTCCTTATTGAAACAGATGTGAGGCTatctgcaaaaaaagaaaaagaaggaaaggaggaaagttgAGGAGAGCTCAAGACTAAAACAGCCTTGTGAATGGGTACAATGAGGAGCAGACTAGGGAGCTACAGGAAGCAAGTGACAATGCAGGAGCTTAGGAAATGTGAAACCACCCAGCTGGGTGCCACACACACATCTGGTCACATGCCATCCTCCAGATACAGAATGGGAGGGGTAGtatggggggaagggaggcagtTCTTCTGAAGAGATAAGATGGAAGGACAAGGAAATGAGAGTACTGGTAAAGAATGATTTAATGATGGACAATTAACTTTTTGAGTGTGTACTAGATTAGcctgggaagagaaaggggagggtgCCAGTATTCAGTGGACAAATTAGAATGGATAGGAAGTTCAGATGGCAGAGCAAGGGAATAGCTTCAAACAATCAGGGGTCAGCACACAAAGGCAAGAAAATCAAAGTCTACAGGTAGGAGGAGAGGGCAGGAAGACACTTGTCTTTATCCAACTCCCAAGAAGGAGGGAATGAGCAGCCTTCACTATGAAGCTGTTGAATAAACTAGACTTCAGTGGGCAGCCAGATTGTAATTAAGATCAGCAGATGGAGGGAACTGAGGGAGAGGGCTACGGTCCAAAACAGGTAGTAACAATACTCCGTGATCTAGCAGagactgtctgtctgtccttgctTATGGCTCCACAGCTGAACATCTGGAAAGACAAGACTGGGCCTGGTGGACAGCGGCTGGGCAGGAAGCTTTGGGGTAAGTGAAAAGGACAAATGACACCCTAGGGCTAGGCAAGTAGTGGAGGTAGAGCAGAAGACTTCCCTGAAAGCATCTGCAAAGGAAGAAACATCTGAGCTGAACCAGGACTGACAGCTTGTCAGGATAAAAAAGGTGAGAAGCCAGCATGCAGGTAGAGGGAAGGGTACCCTGGGTGCACAGATTTATGAAAAAGCACATTAGGCCTGGGAACCACTTGAGTGTGCTCTCTGGGAATTTAACTAAGGGCTGTTTTTTTAAGAAGCCAGAGAACCTACTCAACACTTCTGGAGGACAACTCTGGATGGGAGCAAGAAAAGGCTGCCATTTTCTGAAGACAGCAGTGAGACTCTGGTTCACTGCTCCATGCTGCAGAAGGGTCCTGTTGTCCTTGGGGTTGGAGAAAGATAAGAGTCACTTCTGCCTTCCAGAGCTCTAGGGCTGTTTGCCCACCCAAATCTCTTGGGATGCTGGCTCCTGTGTCTGACGCTGGGAAGGCACAGTTAGGGGAAGTTAGATGAAGAGGTAATGAAGCTGCAGGGGACAAGCCATCTAACCCTGGGGTTCATCCAGCAATGGGCCTGTCCAGGGTTCAATCTCCAACGCAGAAGACTAATTCATTCCCATGGCTTCAATTATATCTGTGCTCGCACCTCCTAGTCCAGTACTTCCATTTTCACTTGGATGACTCATAGGAACCTCTGAGTCAGTGTACCCCAACTGCATCCAGTCTTTAGCAAGTGCCACGCGGCTCACTCAAATGTACCGCCATCTTATTGCATTCATCTGGGAGGCAACCCTGACTCCATCTCCCTGCCTGTCATTAGATCACCCAAGCCTATCACTTCTGTTGCCCCTGCAAATCTCTTTTGTTCCAGCCCTACACTGTCATCTTCTCCCTTGGCCTATCATTTTctgcctggggaatcaaattccaaTTGATCTACTATAGCATCATGTTACAATCAGAATATGGATCTGACCAGTACATTCTTTGATGGCAAATCTCCCGTGACATCCTCTCAAAATTGGTCTTCAGCAGGGTCTCTGAGGGCCTCTTCTGCATCCACTGTCTAGTCCACCTCTCTGCTACTGCTGTCAGGCAAGCTGTGCCTGCTGCTAGGAGGTCCCTCCTGATCAATGTGTCCTTGTTCCCCACCGTTCAGCTCATAAAGTAgcctgctggtggtggtggtggtttttcaaggtagggtccagatctatcactctagcccaggctgacctggaattcactaggtcgtttcagggtggccttgaacttacagtgatcctgctacctttgcctccccaagtgctgggattaaagacatgttccaccatgcccagcaaattagCCTCTTTTAAAGCTACTTCTAGGCAAATTGGGGGATTTCCCTCGTTGTGGCACTTGTCACATGCTATGCTCATCCAGTTTTGTGTCATTCTCCTCACTGGACTGGGCTTCTCCCAGGTGAGAACATAACTTTATCACCTTTTGGCTCCCAGTAGAAgtatttgctgaatgaataaaGCTGAAAAAAATCTTCAGGGTGGAGGAATCCAGCAAGCAGCTTGAGGCTGAGACATATTTTTTGTCCTCCAATTATTTACCCCAGGTTCCCTGAACCGGATGCCTCCCAAATTCATTCAGACAGTCCCACAGCAGTGAGCCATGCCAAGGTTTTTGTCAGACAGTGCTATTCATGCCCCAGAAGTCTTAGGGCTTGGGGTGAGGGATTCTTCAAGGGAAGAGAGGCAGTACAGCTGagctcccccccacacccacctTCTTTTTCAGCTTGTGCCGGGCCCGCTTGGCAGCCCTGGCGCTGTTGGGGACTTTGGGCTCCGTGCTGTTGATGAATTCCAGCAGCTCATCCACATCTCGGTGGTCCACGGCAGGCTCCCCAGGGATCCCGCCCAGGGCGCCCCCCTTCATGGGCAGCTCCTCTTTCCGCCTGGTCAGCCTTGAGCGGAGCTTCTCTCGGATCTCAGTATAATTCCGACTCGTCGGGGCAGCgggtggctgggggagggggaggtgctGACATTACACCTGGGCCTGGGAGGCCCATAGCACCCCCACCCGCTGGCACCAAGTATGTGAGAAGCCAGACGATTGTTCTCTCTACCATCAGCCACCAAGACCAAATGGCTTCACCCTCAGTAGGCTCTGAGCTGAAGCAGTGGTGGGTAAGGAGGTAGAGAGAACAAAGCAGAGTTGGGTGACCAAGGACTGAAGAGTCAGGGAAGCAGGTTTGAACCCACGTTCCATCACTTGGAAGCTGTATGACCTTGGGTGAGTCACCAAGTCTTTGTGAGCCTCAATTTTGCAGTCTctaaaatgaggataataatgCCTAGCTCAAATGTGACTCGTAATTGAacatctttcatttctctttctcctatcctcAACTGCTCTGCCCTATCCAGGAATCCTTTCTTCACCTTTGAGACTTCTAAACTGCTTTCCCTGTCCAGACAGCATCTGCTTTGATCTGGCCTCCTTGCTGGAGCTGTCTGTGCTCACAGCCTACGCACAGCTGGCTGC
This window contains:
- the Fam193b gene encoding protein FAM193B isoform X1; this translates as MPKLVKNLLGEMPLWVCQSCRKSMEEDERQTGREHAVAISLSHTSCKSQSCGDDSHSSSSSSSSSSSSSSSSSCHGNSGDWDPSSFLSAHKLSGLWNSPHSSGAVPGGALGSPPAIPGEAFPVLEHHQHSDLTAPPNSPTGHHPQPASLIPSHPGSFSSPSQPHLLPATLAAPFPVQASECPVAAATASHPPVPCQSPHLPSTSMPLLKMPPSFSGCSHPCSGHCSGHCSGPLLPPPSSQPLPSTHSRDPGCKGHKFAHSGLSCQMPQSCEADEGLGEEEDSSSEQSSCTSSSTHQRDGKFCDCCYCEFFGHNAPPAAPTSRNYTEIREKLRSRLTRRKEELPMKGGALGGIPGEPAVDHRDVDELLEFINSTEPKVPNSARAAKRARHKLKKKEKEKARLAAEALQQVNHVSGSQEPRPAREELLEWPDRELDRVNSFLSSRLQEIKSSVRDSLRASFSMCEISIDSSDFTKEGALEPQPQTLTPSDFNSSTEPQLDINLDLSPLTLGSPQSHALQTPGEPAPPWAEMRGSHPPWTEVRGPPPGIIPENGLVRRLNTVPNLSRVIWVKTPKPGNPSSEELSSKEAPGCKQESSELVATGGKPRKSKRQGSQAKKSEASPAPQPPSNLETPSSTSQMPTRTKQPGKGPGPLKVSNGAESGEGSRPGPGWTDSPKTGDKGSCWRNWPGEPKARSPEEFVQPSGPTRPQNLPQSKGRSRRSRNKQEKSASSLDDVFLPKDTDGVEMDETDREVEYFKRFCLDSAKQTRQKVAVNWTNFSLKKTTPNTAQ
- the Fam193b gene encoding protein FAM193B isoform X4, translating into MKGRQVENMQWRRDPGCKGHKFAHSGLSCQMPQSCEADEGLGEEEDSSSEQSSCTSSSTHQRDGKFCDCCYCEFFGHNAPPAAPTSRNYTEIREKLRSRLTRRKEELPMKGGALGGIPGEPAVDHRDVDELLEFINSTEPKVPNSARAAKRARHKLKKKEKEKARLAAEALQQVNHVSGSQEPRPAREELLEWPDRELDRVNSFLSSRLQEIKSSVRDSLRASFSMCEISIDSSDFTKEGALEPQPQTLTPSDFNSSTEPQLDINLDLSPLTLGSPQSHALQTPGEPAPPWAEMRGSHPPWTEVRGPPPGIIPENGLVRRLNTVPNLSRVIWVKTPKPGNPSSEELSSKEAPGCKQESSELVATGGKPRKSKRQGSQAKKSEASPAPQPPSNLETPSSTSQMPTRTKQPGKGPGPLKVSNGAESGEGSRPGPGWTDSPKTGDKGSCWRNWPGEPKARSPEEFVQPSGPTRPQNLPQSKGRSRRSRNKQEKSASSLDDVFLPKDTDGVEMDETDREVEYFKRFCLDSAKQTRQKVAVNWTNFSLKKTTPNTAQ
- the Fam193b gene encoding protein FAM193B isoform X2; protein product: MPKLVKNLLGEMPLWVCQSCRKSMEEDERQTGREHAVAISLSHTSCKSQSCGDDSHSSSSSSSSSSSSSSSSSCHGNSGDWDPSSFLSAHKLSGLWNSPHSSGAVPGGALGSPPAIPGEAFPVLEHHQHSDLTAPPNSPTGHHPQPASLIPSHPGSFSSPSQPHLLPATLAAPFPVQASECPVAAATASHPPVPCQSPHLPSTSMPLLKMPPSFSGCSHPCSGHCSGHCSGPLLPPPSSQPLPSTHSRDPGCKGHKFAHSGLSCQMPQSCEADEGLGEEEDSSSEQSSCTSSSTHQRDGKFCDCCYCEFFGHNAEKEKARLAAEALQQVNHVSGSQEPRPAREELLEWPDRELDRVNSFLSSRLQEIKSSVRDSLRASFSMCEISIDSSDFTKEGALEPQPQTLTPSDFNSSTEPQLDINLDLSPLTLGSPQSHALQTPGEPAPPWAEMRGSHPPWTEVRGPPPGIIPENGLVRRLNTVPNLSRVIWVKTPKPGNPSSEELSSKEAPGCKQESSELVATGGKPRKSKRQGSQAKKSEASPAPQPPSNLETPSSTSQMPTRTKQPGKGPGPLKVSNGAESGEGSRPGPGWTDSPKTGDKGSCWRNWPGEPKARSPEEFVQPSGPTRPQNLPQSKGRSRRSRNKQEKSASSLDDVFLPKDTDGVEMDETDREVEYFKRFCLDSAKQTRQKVAVNWTNFSLKKTTPNTAQ
- the Fam193b gene encoding protein FAM193B isoform X3; this encodes MPLLKMPPSFSGCSHPCSGHCSGHCSGPLLPPPSSQPLPSTHSRDPGCKGHKFAHSGLSCQMPQSCEADEGLGEEEDSSSEQSSCTSSSTHQRDGKFCDCCYCEFFGHNAPPAAPTSRNYTEIREKLRSRLTRRKEELPMKGGALGGIPGEPAVDHRDVDELLEFINSTEPKVPNSARAAKRARHKLKKKEKEKARLAAEALQQVNHVSGSQEPRPAREELLEWPDRELDRVNSFLSSRLQEIKSSVRDSLRASFSMCEISIDSSDFTKEGALEPQPQTLTPSDFNSSTEPQLDINLDLSPLTLGSPQSHALQTPGEPAPPWAEMRGSHPPWTEVRGPPPGIIPENGLVRRLNTVPNLSRVIWVKTPKPGNPSSEELSSKEAPGCKQESSELVATGGKPRKSKRQGSQAKKSEASPAPQPPSNLETPSSTSQMPTRTKQPGKGPGPLKVSNGAESGEGSRPGPGWTDSPKTGDKGSCWRNWPGEPKARSPEEFVQPSGPTRPQNLPQSKGRSRRSRNKQEKSASSLDDVFLPKDTDGVEMDETDREVEYFKRFCLDSAKQTRQKVAVNWTNFSLKKTTPNTAQ